CTTAAGCTATCTTTTTTTCTACTTTACAGTGGTGTGGATAATCTTGCCAATCTTTGTTAGGATGTAGTCCAGGCTTGATTCATCATTTAATATATCATAGTCATTCATATTTATTCTGAGAATAGGTGCAGTATTGAAATTATCAATCCAAGTTGAGTAGCGAGAATATAGAGTCTTCCAGTATTCTACATCGGTGACTATTTCCATTTCACGGCCACGTTCATGGATGCGATCAATAATATCATCAAATTCACCTTCAACGTAAATGATTAAGTCAGGATGTGGAAAGAAGGGGGTCATAACCATTGCATTAAATAAAGATGTATATGTGTCATAGTCATCTTCAGACATTTTTCCTTGCTCAAAGTTTAATTTGGCAAAAATATCAACGTCTTCATATATTGAACGGTCCTGAATGAATCCGCCACCATATTGAAACATACGTTTTTGTTCCTTAAAGCGTTCAGCAAGAAAGAAAATCTGTAAATGGAATGCCCAAGTTGTAAAGTCGGCATAATACTTATCTAAATATGGATTGTTTTCAACTCTTTCCAAAGATGTCTTAAAACCTAATGCTTCAGCCAATGCTTTGGTTAGCGTAGACTTACCAACACCTACTGTGCCGGCTATTGAAATAACTGAATGTAACGGGATATTATATTTTTCGCAAATATCTCTATTAATCATAATCTATACTCTCCTATAATAATTCTTTTATTTGTTCGATAATTTTTTTAAGGTCATCAGGGCTATTAACAAAGTCAACATGATCGCCATTAATGCGTAAAACTGGAATATCTGGATGCTCAAGCTCAAATAGTGTCGCATATGCATCATATTCAATGATAAGCTTCTCAAGATACTCATCTTCAATAAGTTCTTCAAAATCACGGCTTCTGATATTTATACGGTGCTTTAATGTATCAAGGCTGGCGTTGATAACAATTAAAAGGTTAGGTTGTAAGAGACCATCAATAAGTGTGTGATAAATTTTTTGAAACTTACTGAATTTATCTGGATGTAAATTCATATCAGCAAATAGCAAGTTTTTAAAAATATGATAATCAGCAACAACAGGTTTCGCCTTTTCAATATAGTTCTTCTGAATGTCTTCTAACTGTAAATATCTATTTACTAAGAAAAACATCTCGGTTTGAAATCCCCATGTATCTATATTTTCATAAAAACTTTCAAGAAATGGATTTTCATATACTATTTCCTTTAGTAATGAATATCCAAGTGCCTCAGAGACAAGCAAAGAAAGTGATGTTTTACCAACACCAATTGGACCTTCAATTGCAATGAATGGAGTTTGATGTGTGTTCATAAATATACCTCATTTTTTCTGGATACTTCTATTATATCTCATATAAAATAAAATGATAGAAATAAATGACAGAATATTGATTTTGAAGAGTAAAAAAGGTATAATAATAAATGCGTCTATACAATGCAAATTTGTGAACTTGGTCAGATCCGGAAGGAAGCAGCCATAAGCAACCCTTTGCGTGTGTGTGGACGCTTTTTATTTAAATGAATTAAAAAGGCGGTGTAATACTTTTATGGATTTGGAGAAAAGAGATATTGATTTTATGCGTGAAGCAATTCGTTTAGCAAAGAAGGCTGAGTCTCTTGGTGAAGTGCCAATAGGTGCAATCATTGTCCATGACAACAAAGTTATTGCCCGAGCATATAATACTAGAGAGAAGTCACAAAATGCACTTGATCATGCCGAAATAAAAGTGATTAAAAAGGCATGTGAGAAGCTGGGTACGTGGCGACTAAATGAGTGCACTTTATATGTAACTCTGGAACCATGTCCGATGTGTAGCGGTGCAGTCATACAATCCCGGGTTGGAAGATTAGTATATGGTGCCAGCGA
The Culicoidibacter larvae DNA segment above includes these coding regions:
- a CDS encoding deoxynucleoside kinase yields the protein MINRDICEKYNIPLHSVISIAGTVGVGKSTLTKALAEALGFKTSLERVENNPYLDKYYADFTTWAFHLQIFFLAERFKEQKRMFQYGGGFIQDRSIYEDVDIFAKLNFEQGKMSEDDYDTYTSLFNAMVMTPFFPHPDLIIYVEGEFDDIIDRIHERGREMEIVTDVEYWKTLYSRYSTWIDNFNTAPILRINMNDYDILNDESSLDYILTKIGKIIHTTVK
- a CDS encoding deoxynucleoside kinase, which translates into the protein MNTHQTPFIAIEGPIGVGKTSLSLLVSEALGYSLLKEIVYENPFLESFYENIDTWGFQTEMFFLVNRYLQLEDIQKNYIEKAKPVVADYHIFKNLLFADMNLHPDKFSKFQKIYHTLIDGLLQPNLLIVINASLDTLKHRINIRSRDFEELIEDEYLEKLIIEYDAYATLFELEHPDIPVLRINGDHVDFVNSPDDLKKIIEQIKELL
- the tadA gene encoding tRNA adenosine(34) deaminase TadA, whose amino-acid sequence is MDLEKRDIDFMREAIRLAKKAESLGEVPIGAIIVHDNKVIARAYNTREKSQNALDHAEIKVIKKACEKLGTWRLNECTLYVTLEPCPMCSGAVIQSRVGRLVYGASDPKAGCTGSLMNLPADTRFNHNPEIVTDVLGDECGEMLTTFFRKIREKKKSSN